Proteins from a single region of Undibacterium sp. KW1:
- a CDS encoding MarR family winged helix-turn-helix transcriptional regulator, with the protein MKTANAKSAAKVEQTATPQLGDQLCFALYSTSLAMNKLYRKLLKQMGITYSQYLVLMVLWEQDEQTVNDIGERLILDSATLTPLLKRMEAQELINRVRSAADERQVIISLTKAGSDLRKQAASLPTSVLCATECSADEARDLKQEILALRAALMKNV; encoded by the coding sequence ATGAAAACCGCAAACGCCAAATCAGCAGCAAAAGTAGAGCAAACGGCAACGCCGCAACTGGGTGACCAGCTTTGTTTTGCCCTGTATTCGACTTCGCTGGCGATGAACAAGCTGTACCGCAAATTGCTCAAGCAAATGGGGATCACCTATTCGCAGTACCTGGTGCTGATGGTCTTGTGGGAACAGGATGAGCAAACCGTCAATGACATAGGTGAGCGCCTGATACTGGATTCAGCCACGCTGACGCCCTTGCTCAAACGCATGGAAGCGCAGGAGTTGATCAATCGCGTCAGGTCAGCCGCAGATGAGCGCCAGGTGATCATTTCACTGACCAAAGCCGGCAGTGATTTGCGCAAGCAGGCAGCCAGTCTGCCGACCTCGGTCTTGTGTGCAACAGAATGTTCAGCCGATGAGGCGCGTGACCTCAAGCAAGAGATACTGGCCCTGCGCGCGGCATTGATGAAGAATGTGTGA